AAAGGGGCGGCCTCCCGCGAGGCCGCCCCTTTCCGTGGACTGACGAGACCCGAACCGTGAGGATCCATCCGTGACCGATACGACGACGGCCGACCCGGCCGCCGCGCCGCCCGCCTCCGCCGGAGCGACGCGCCGCGCGCGAGCCGGCGGATCGCTGGGCCGCTACATCCTGATCCGCTTCCTGCTGATCTTCCCGACCGTGTTCATCCTGGTGACCACGGTGTTCCTCTTCATGCGGCTGACGGGCGATCCGCTCACCGCCGCCCTCGGCGGCCGCCTGCCCGCCGACCAGCTCGCCGAGCGCATCCACGCCGCGGGCTACGACCGGCCGCTGATCGTGCAGTACCTGGAGTACCTCGGGCAGATCTTCACCGGGAACTTCGGCACGACCATCACGGACAACCAGCGCGTGTCCGACGTGCTGCTGCGGTACGGCGGCGCGACGCTCGAGCTCGCGTTCTATGCGCTGATCATCGCCTTCCTCGTCGGCATCCCGCTCGGCATGGTCGCCGCCGCGGTGCGCGACCGCTGGGGCGACGCCGTGCTGCGCGTGTTCGCGATCCTCTGCTACGCCACCCCGGTCTTCTTCGCGGGCCTGCTGCTGAAGCTCATCTTCTCGGTGTGGCTCGGTGTGCTGCCCACCTCCGGACGCGCCTCGCCGCGCGTGGAGATCAGCCTGGGCCGCATCGACTCGCCCACCGGCATCTACCTGATCGACGCGATCCGCGCCGGCAATCCGAACGCGATCGCCGACGTGCTGTCCCACGCGCTTCTTCCCGGCCTGGCGCTCGGCCTGCTGACGGCCGGCGTGTTTCTGCGCCTCGTGCGCACGAACGTGATCGGCACACTGTCCATGCCGTACATCGACGCGGCGCGCTCGCGGGGCGTGTCCGAGCCGCGTCTCGTCCGCAAGCACGCGTACAAGCCCGCCCTGATCCCGATCATCACGGTGATCGGCATGCAGATCGCGATGCTGCTGGGCGGTGCGGTGCTGACGGAGACCACATTCGAGTGGCAGGGACTGGGCTTCCAGCTCGCCCACTATCTGGGCGCGCGCGACTTCGTCGCCGTGCAGGGCATCGTCGCCCTGCTGGCCGTGATCGTCGCCGTCACGAACTTCGTCGTCGACATCATCGCGGCGCTCATCGACCCGAGGGTGAGGTACTGACATGGCCCCGGAAACCACCTCGCGCCTACGCGCGCTCCTGCTGCGCCTGCCCGTCGTCCACCAGTACCGCCAGTCGGTCGGCCTGCAGCGCGGCATGCTCACCGCGGGCCTGGTCATCTGCGGCGTGTTCGTGCTCACGGCCATCCTGGCTCCGGTCATCGCGCCGTACGGCTTCGCGCAGCTGTCGGTCGACGGCGAGCGGTTCGGCTCGCAGCAGCCGCCGAGCGCCGAGCACCTGCTCGGCACCACGGTCGGCGGCTTCGATGTGCTCTCGCGCGTGATCTGGGGCACGCAGACGGCCCTCATGGTGATCGTGATCGCGGTCGCCCTGTCGATCTTCCTCGGCATCCTGCTCGGCCTCCTCTCCGGCTACTTCGGCGGCTGGCTCGACAGGGTGCTCGTGGTGATCGCGGACGCCATCTTCGCGTTCCCGACGCTGCTCCTGGCGATCGTCGCGGCGATCGTCATCTCGGGCGGGCAGTCCGACCTGTGGGGCGGCATCCTCGCGGCGGCGATCTCGATCACGGTCGTGTTCATCCCGCAGTACTTCCGCGTGATCCGCGCGGAGACGATCCGGATCAAGGCCGAGGCGTTCGTCGAGTCGGCGCAGGTCATCGGCGCCTCGACCTCGCGCGTGATGTTCCGCCACGTGCTGCGCAACGCCACGCGCACGCTGCCGCTGATCTTTACGCTCAACGCCTCGGAGGCGATCCTGACGCTCGCGGGCCTCGGCTTCCTGGGCTTCGGCATCGAGCCGACGCAGGCGGCGGAGTGGGGCTACGACCTGAACCGGTCGATCGCGGACGTCACGAGCGGCATCTGGTGGACGTCGGTCTTCCCCGGCGCCGCGATCGTACTGATCGTGCTCGGCATCACGCTCGTCGGCGAGAGCCTGAACGACCTCGCCGACCCGCGCCTGCGCACCCGCCGGCGCGCTGCCGCGGCGACCCCCGCGGACGCGGCGGCCGCGACGACGCCCATCGCGCGTCAGGACCT
The Microbacterium sp. JZ31 genome window above contains:
- a CDS encoding ABC transporter permease, whose product is MTDTTTADPAAAPPASAGATRRARAGGSLGRYILIRFLLIFPTVFILVTTVFLFMRLTGDPLTAALGGRLPADQLAERIHAAGYDRPLIVQYLEYLGQIFTGNFGTTITDNQRVSDVLLRYGGATLELAFYALIIAFLVGIPLGMVAAAVRDRWGDAVLRVFAILCYATPVFFAGLLLKLIFSVWLGVLPTSGRASPRVEISLGRIDSPTGIYLIDAIRAGNPNAIADVLSHALLPGLALGLLTAGVFLRLVRTNVIGTLSMPYIDAARSRGVSEPRLVRKHAYKPALIPIITVIGMQIAMLLGGAVLTETTFEWQGLGFQLAHYLGARDFVAVQGIVALLAVIVAVTNFVVDIIAALIDPRVRY
- a CDS encoding ABC transporter permease, translating into MAPETTSRLRALLLRLPVVHQYRQSVGLQRGMLTAGLVICGVFVLTAILAPVIAPYGFAQLSVDGERFGSQQPPSAEHLLGTTVGGFDVLSRVIWGTQTALMVIVIAVALSIFLGILLGLLSGYFGGWLDRVLVVIADAIFAFPTLLLAIVAAIVISGGQSDLWGGILAAAISITVVFIPQYFRVIRAETIRIKAEAFVESAQVIGASTSRVMFRHVLRNATRTLPLIFTLNASEAILTLAGLGFLGFGIEPTQAAEWGYDLNRSIADVTSGIWWTSVFPGAAIVLIVLGITLVGESLNDLADPRLRTRRRAAAATPADAAAATTPIARQDLGEVE